A DNA window from Mus caroli chromosome 8, CAROLI_EIJ_v1.1, whole genome shotgun sequence contains the following coding sequences:
- the Saraf gene encoding store-operated calcium entry-associated regulatory factor: MAVAAVGRPRAVRCPLLLLLSLLLVAGPALGWNDPDRILLRDVKALTLYSDRYTTSRRLDPIPQLKCVGGTAGCDAYTPRVIQCQNKGWDGYDVQWECKTDLDIAYKFGKTVVSCEGYESSEDQYVLRGSCGLEYNLDYTELGLKKLKESGRHQGFSDYYHKLYSSDSCGFITIAVLFVLAFAVYKLFLSDGQGSPPPYSEHPPYSEHSQRFASAAAAPPPGFKSEFTGPQNTGYGASSGFGSAFGGQGYGSSGPGFWSGLGAGGLLGYLFGSNRAATPFSDSWYHPAYPPSYSGAWNSRAYSPLGGGAGSYCASSNTDSRTRPASGYGGTRRR, from the exons ATGGCTGTGGCCGCTGTCGGCCGCCCGAGAGCCGTGCGCTGCCCGCTGTTGCTCCTGCTGTCACTCCTGCTGGTAGCCGGCCCTGCGCTGGGCTGGAACGACCCCG ACAGAATACTCTTGCGGGATGTGAAAGCTCTTACCCTCTACTCCGACCGCTACACCACCTCCCGGAGGCTGGACCCTATCCCACAGTTGAAGTGTGTTGGAGGCACCGCCGGTTGTGATGCCTATACCCCCAGGGTGATACAGTGCCAGAACAAAGGCTGGGATGGCTACGACGTGCAG TGGGAATGTAAGACCGACTTGGATATTGCATACAAATTTGGCAAAACTGTGGTGAGCTGTGAAGGCTACGAGTCCTCTGAAGACCAGTATGTCCTCAGGGGTTCCTGCGGCTTGGAGTACAACTTAGATTACACAGAGCTGGgcctgaagaaactgaaggagtcTGGAAGGCACCAGGGCTTCTCTGATTATTATCACAAGCTGTACTCCTCGGATTCCTGTGGCTTCATTACCATTGCAGTACTGTTTGTTCTCGCCTTTGCGGTTTACAAGCTGTTCCTCAGCGATGGCCAGGGGTCGCCTCCGCCTTATTCTGAGCACCCACCATACTCCGAGCACTCTCAGAGGTTTGCCAGCGCTGCAGCGGCGCCTCCTCCGGGCTTTAAGTCGGAGTTCACAG GACCACAGAATACTGGCTATGGTGCAAGCTCTGGCTTCGGGAGTGCTTTTGGAGGCCAAGGCTATGGCAGTTCAGGGCCGGGGTTCTGGTCTGGCCTGGGAGCTGGAGGACTGCTCGGGTATTTGTTTGGCAGCAACAG AGCGGCGACCCCTTTCTCAGACTCGTGGTACCATCCAGCCTACCCTCCTTCCTACTCTGGGGCCTGGAACAGTCGGGCCTACTCACCACTGGGTGGAGGCGCAGGGAGCTATTGTGCATCCTCTAATACAGACTCGAGAACCAGACCGGCGTCAG GATATGGTGGCACCAGAAGACGGTAA